In the genome of Rhodoferax fermentans, one region contains:
- a CDS encoding bacteriohemerythrin, with the protein MLNQTMFEIFPWNSHLDTGIALIDEQHQVLVRLINRLAQQHVQGASAIDLNTSLAELTDYADSHFRTEEGIWRTTLAGHAALDEHVREHQRFVAQVVKLQAAQAPLPELMDELFAYLTEWLAVHILEHDKHLAQVVLGVKAGLSLAQAHQQAQATRSGATPVLLQGVLAMYRTVSAQALSLMQEKVARQQLEGALSSSQQRWRFLLNGPAGRASASMSPLEQTLRSVIDHAPTGLVVADAVTRRFVFANAWFCQLLGYPLEELMGMGLVDIHPAEALPEIDADFEAMLQGITKAPRVITTQRKDGSRFMAEIERLPMTLAGRSNILAIFTDVTDRHRAESALTASETHLQTLVDTLPDQVWFKDVNGVHLSCNTAFEHFLGLEKSAILGKTDHELFTPELAAAFQARDQMASASQQPLVYEEWVTHPISGKRSLMETTKVPLRDAHGLLQGVLGVAHDITERQTITAALEAERLQLQNAVDAAQAGTWEWDLRTDVIRFNERSSAMLGYPGLKHRQGPYGLYISWIHPDDKARQQRLMAQHLSGESPSYELELRMCHKDGHWVWCRTLGRVMQRDETGQPLLLSGITIDISEQKNHHEQIDCITHHDALTGLPNRKLFVELLAASMAEHSTPQQLAVAYIDLDNFAALNLSYGPEIGNQLILAVSHRLSSTLQSQQLLAHIGGDEFAVMFSHLAQPDDCLRLVDQLLLLLAQPMQVTDQVQTLSLTASIGIAQLSPNDQIDAEQLLRQASQAMYLAKQAGKNRYHHFDPVKDEITRTRLTRIDEVGQALLRREFVLFYQPKVRLHTGEVVGFEALIRWQHPELGLLPPYAFIGLLEQHPMAVKLGDWVIETALAQLASWQAQGIHTSVSVNIDAQQLLDPEFADRLQWQLDQQPSLQPQQLELEILETGALGNITQVSALIARLQGMGLSCALDDFGTGYSSLTFLKQLTAHTLKIDQSFVRGMLDDVEDASIVNSVLGLARNFDRIALAEGVETVAHGCALIEFGCEFGQGYAIAKPMPATQVPGWLAQWSVPSSWAESESVGSRGIAMLLAETEHRAWFKEVMSLATRSQRPAPVVDGPCCRFSVWLNKSSTRLKLEQYPGFARLEALHQTLHERADALYEQRSERNAQQTAQKLAEMADLSQLLLTELRQLRQLHKLSPDTGEPSFTFRT; encoded by the coding sequence ATGCTGAACCAGACGATGTTTGAGATCTTCCCCTGGAACAGCCACCTGGACACAGGCATTGCCCTGATCGATGAGCAGCATCAGGTGCTGGTGCGGCTGATCAACCGGCTGGCGCAGCAACATGTCCAAGGCGCCAGCGCAATTGACCTCAACACCAGCCTGGCCGAATTGACCGACTACGCCGACAGCCATTTCCGCACCGAAGAAGGCATCTGGCGGACCACACTCGCAGGCCATGCCGCCTTGGACGAGCATGTGCGCGAACACCAGCGTTTTGTGGCCCAGGTGGTCAAGCTGCAGGCTGCCCAGGCGCCCTTGCCCGAGCTGATGGACGAGCTGTTTGCCTACCTGACCGAGTGGCTGGCGGTGCATATTCTGGAACACGACAAACACCTGGCGCAGGTGGTGCTCGGCGTCAAGGCCGGACTCAGCCTGGCGCAGGCACACCAGCAGGCGCAGGCCACGAGGTCCGGGGCCACGCCGGTGCTGCTGCAGGGTGTGTTGGCGATGTACCGCACGGTGTCGGCCCAGGCCTTGTCACTGATGCAGGAGAAAGTGGCCCGCCAACAGCTGGAAGGTGCGCTGAGCAGCAGCCAGCAACGCTGGCGGTTTTTGCTCAACGGCCCGGCCGGACGGGCATCGGCTTCGATGTCGCCGCTGGAACAGACCCTGCGCAGCGTGATCGACCATGCCCCCACCGGGCTGGTGGTGGCTGACGCCGTGACCCGCCGTTTTGTGTTTGCCAACGCCTGGTTTTGCCAGCTGCTGGGTTACCCGCTCGAGGAACTGATGGGCATGGGTCTGGTGGACATCCATCCTGCCGAGGCCTTGCCGGAGATAGACGCCGACTTTGAGGCGATGCTGCAGGGCATCACCAAAGCCCCGCGCGTGATCACCACGCAGCGCAAGGACGGCAGCCGCTTCATGGCCGAAATCGAGCGCCTGCCGATGACCCTGGCTGGGCGCAGCAACATCCTGGCCATCTTCACCGATGTGACCGACCGGCACCGGGCCGAGTCGGCACTCACCGCCAGCGAAACCCATTTGCAGACCCTGGTGGACACCCTGCCCGATCAGGTCTGGTTCAAGGATGTGAACGGTGTTCACCTGTCGTGCAACACCGCTTTTGAACACTTTCTCGGGCTGGAGAAGTCGGCCATTCTTGGCAAAACCGACCACGAGTTGTTCACCCCGGAACTCGCCGCTGCCTTCCAGGCGCGGGACCAGATGGCCAGCGCCTCACAGCAGCCGCTGGTCTACGAGGAATGGGTCACCCACCCGATCAGCGGCAAGCGCTCGCTGATGGAAACCACCAAGGTGCCGCTGCGTGATGCCCACGGCCTGTTGCAGGGGGTGTTGGGTGTGGCCCACGACATCACCGAACGCCAGACCATCACCGCCGCCCTGGAGGCCGAACGCCTGCAGCTGCAAAACGCGGTGGACGCCGCGCAGGCCGGCACCTGGGAATGGGACCTGCGCACCGATGTCATCCGTTTCAACGAACGCAGCTCGGCGATGCTGGGTTACCCCGGTCTCAAACACCGGCAAGGCCCGTACGGCTTGTACATCTCGTGGATCCATCCGGACGACAAAGCGCGCCAGCAACGCCTGATGGCCCAACACCTGAGCGGCGAGTCCCCCAGCTACGAGCTGGAGTTGCGCATGTGCCACAAAGACGGCCATTGGGTCTGGTGCCGTACCCTGGGACGGGTGATGCAGCGCGACGAGACCGGCCAGCCGCTGCTGCTGTCGGGCATCACCATCGACATCAGTGAACAAAAGAACCACCACGAACAGATCGACTGCATCACCCACCACGACGCGCTGACCGGCCTGCCCAACCGCAAGCTGTTTGTAGAACTGCTGGCCGCCAGCATGGCCGAACACAGCACACCACAGCAGTTGGCCGTGGCCTACATCGATCTGGACAATTTTGCCGCGCTGAACCTGTCGTATGGGCCCGAAATTGGCAACCAACTGATCCTGGCGGTGAGCCACCGGCTCTCCAGCACCTTGCAAAGCCAGCAGCTGCTGGCCCACATCGGTGGTGACGAGTTTGCGGTGATGTTCAGCCACCTGGCGCAGCCCGACGACTGCCTGCGTCTGGTGGACCAGCTGCTGCTGCTGCTGGCGCAGCCGATGCAGGTGACCGACCAGGTACAGACGCTGTCCCTGACGGCCAGCATCGGCATCGCGCAGCTGAGCCCGAATGACCAGATCGATGCCGAGCAGCTGTTGCGCCAAGCCAGCCAGGCGATGTACCTGGCCAAACAGGCCGGCAAAAATCGCTATCACCACTTTGACCCGGTCAAGGACGAGATCACCCGCACCCGCCTGACCCGCATCGACGAGGTCGGCCAAGCCCTGTTGCGCCGCGAGTTTGTGTTGTTTTACCAGCCCAAAGTACGACTACACACCGGTGAGGTGGTCGGTTTTGAGGCCCTGATCCGCTGGCAGCACCCTGAGCTGGGTTTGCTGCCGCCCTACGCCTTCATCGGCCTGCTGGAGCAACACCCGATGGCGGTGAAACTGGGCGACTGGGTGATCGAAACCGCGCTGGCGCAGCTGGCCAGCTGGCAGGCCCAGGGGATCCACACCTCGGTCAGTGTCAACATCGACGCCCAGCAGCTGCTGGACCCCGAATTTGCCGACCGGCTGCAGTGGCAGCTGGACCAGCAACCCAGCCTCCAGCCCCAGCAGCTGGAGCTGGAGATCCTGGAAACCGGCGCTTTGGGCAACATCACCCAGGTCTCGGCGCTGATCGCCCGACTGCAAGGCATGGGCTTGTCGTGTGCGCTGGACGACTTTGGCACCGGTTATTCCTCGCTGACCTTCCTGAAACAGCTGACCGCACACACCCTGAAGATTGACCAGAGTTTTGTGCGTGGCATGCTCGACGATGTGGAGGACGCCTCCATCGTCAACAGCGTGCTGGGGCTGGCACGCAACTTTGACCGCATCGCCCTGGCCGAAGGCGTGGAGACCGTGGCCCATGGGTGTGCCCTGATCGAATTTGGCTGCGAGTTTGGCCAGGGTTATGCGATTGCCAAACCGATGCCCGCCACCCAGGTGCCAGGCTGGCTGGCGCAGTGGTCTGTGCCCAGCAGCTGGGCCGAGTCCGAGTCGGTGGGCTCACGCGGCATCGCGATGCTGCTGGCCGAAACCGAACACCGCGCCTGGTTCAAGGAAGTGATGAGTCTGGCCACCCGTTCACAACGTCCGGCGCCGGTGGTGGATGGCCCGTGCTGCCGATTCTCGGTCTGGCTCAACAAATCCAGCACCCGCCTCAAGCTCGAACAGTACCCGGGGTTTGCCCGTCTGGAGGCCTTGCACCAGACACTGCACGAACGCGCCGATGCCCTCTACGAGCAGCGCAGCGAGCGCAACGCCCAGCAGACCGCGCAGAAACTCGCAGAGATGGCCGATCTGAGCCAACTCTTGCTGACCGAACTGCGGCAGCTGCGCCAGTTGCACAAGCTCTCACCCGACACCGGTGAACCCAGCTTCACATTCAGAACCTAG
- a CDS encoding sulfite exporter TauE/SafE family protein, translating into MLLDVWTLPLLLAGAAFAAGVLNAVAGGGSFLTLPALVFAGVPPIMANATSALAVSPGYLGSTLGFRDELRRVPPRRLQREMAIAALGGVAGACLLLVTPAKVFSVIVPWLLLFATALFAAGPSLARRAQRSTLDLDRWREPGLLLVAIYGGYFNGGLGILLMALYAVTGESHIHTANALKNLNSLVLSWLSVAAFVLAGAIAWREGLLMMVAATVGGFLGARWARRLPAQAVRWGVIVTGLVMSLVFFTRNS; encoded by the coding sequence ATGTTGTTGGACGTCTGGACCCTCCCCTTGCTGCTGGCTGGCGCTGCTTTTGCGGCCGGTGTGCTCAACGCCGTGGCCGGCGGCGGCAGCTTCCTGACCCTGCCCGCGCTGGTGTTTGCCGGCGTGCCGCCGATCATGGCCAACGCCACCAGTGCCCTCGCGGTAAGCCCGGGTTACCTCGGCAGCACCCTGGGTTTCCGGGACGAACTGCGCCGTGTGCCACCACGGCGCCTGCAGCGTGAAATGGCCATTGCGGCGCTGGGTGGTGTGGCCGGTGCCTGTTTGCTGCTGGTGACACCGGCCAAAGTGTTCTCGGTGATCGTGCCCTGGCTGCTGTTGTTCGCCACCGCGCTGTTTGCTGCGGGGCCGAGCCTGGCGCGTCGGGCCCAGCGCAGCACCCTCGACCTGGACCGCTGGCGCGAGCCCGGTCTGCTGCTGGTGGCCATTTACGGGGGTTATTTCAACGGTGGCCTGGGTATTTTGCTGATGGCCTTGTACGCCGTCACCGGTGAGTCCCACATCCACACCGCCAATGCGCTCAAAAACCTGAATTCGCTGGTGTTGTCCTGGTTGTCGGTGGCGGCCTTTGTGCTGGCCGGTGCGATTGCCTGGCGCGAAGGCCTGCTGATGATGGTGGCCGCCACGGTGGGCGGTTTTCTCGGGGCGCGCTGGGCCAGACGTTTGCCAGCGCAGGCGGTACGTTGGGGTGTGATCGTGACCGGTCTGGTGATGAGCCTGGTCTTTTTCACCCGCAACAGCTGA
- a CDS encoding glutaredoxin family protein — MKPLIRLFFRSLRIALGPFMLLWERLSRPQAVQRAPALQAQVDQDCRSLALYQFKTCPFCLKVRQEMHRLALPIEKRDAQHDARHKAELVQGSGRDQVPCLQVTDANGQVQWIQDSAVIIGYLNQRFAVPA; from the coding sequence ATGAAACCTCTGATCCGACTCTTTTTCCGCAGCCTGCGCATTGCCCTGGGCCCTTTCATGCTGCTGTGGGAGCGGCTCAGCCGCCCCCAAGCGGTACAGCGCGCGCCCGCATTGCAGGCTCAGGTGGACCAGGACTGCCGCAGCCTGGCGCTCTACCAGTTCAAAACCTGTCCGTTTTGCCTCAAGGTGCGTCAAGAGATGCACCGGCTGGCGCTGCCCATCGAGAAGCGTGACGCCCAGCATGACGCCCGCCACAAAGCCGAGCTGGTACAAGGCAGCGGGCGCGACCAGGTGCCCTGCCTGCAGGTCACCGATGCCAACGGCCAGGTGCAGTGGATCCAGGACTCCGCCGTGATCATCGGCTACCTGAACCAGCGCTTTGCGGTACCCGCCTGA
- a CDS encoding FAD-binding oxidoreductase, whose product MNVSLTSEPLRPVVQTRPVPPALIEALSQRFGKQLSLAQVVREQHGRDESSFSVPPPDAVVFAESAQDVSDAVKLAAQYKVPVIPFGAGSSVEGHLLAVQGGISIDVGRMNQVLAIHAEDLTVTVQPGVTRKALNEAVKSTGLFFPIDPGADASIGGMCATRASGTNAVRYGTMRENVLALDVVTASGELIHTGTRAKKSSAGYDLTRLMVGSEGTLGILTEITLKLYPLPEAVMAATCSFASLAEAVNATIQIIQMGVPIARCELLDAVTVRMVNTHSKLSLPESALLLMEFHGSPAGVQEQVETVQAIAAEFGGDTFEWAHTPEERTRLWTARHNAYFAGVQSRPGCKVISTDACVPISRLADALLDSVLETQASGIPYFMVGHVGDGNFHMGYLIDPNSPEERATAEQLNHQLVRRALALGGTCTGEHGVGLHKKGFLLEETGVGAVAMMRAIKTALDPDNILNPGKIFEL is encoded by the coding sequence ATGAACGTATCCCTGACGAGCGAGCCCCTGCGCCCAGTTGTCCAAACCCGCCCGGTACCCCCTGCCCTGATCGAGGCCTTGAGCCAGCGCTTTGGCAAACAGCTGTCACTGGCCCAGGTGGTGCGTGAACAGCACGGGCGCGACGAATCCTCTTTCAGCGTGCCACCGCCCGACGCGGTGGTGTTTGCCGAATCGGCCCAGGATGTGAGTGACGCGGTGAAGCTGGCCGCGCAATACAAGGTGCCGGTGATCCCGTTTGGCGCAGGCTCGTCGGTGGAGGGGCATCTGCTGGCGGTGCAAGGCGGCATCAGCATCGATGTGGGCCGCATGAACCAGGTGCTGGCCATCCACGCCGAAGACCTGACGGTGACGGTGCAGCCCGGCGTGACGCGCAAGGCGCTGAACGAAGCCGTCAAATCCACCGGCCTGTTTTTCCCGATTGACCCCGGTGCCGACGCCAGCATCGGCGGCATGTGCGCGACCCGTGCCAGTGGCACCAACGCCGTGCGTTACGGCACCATGCGTGAGAACGTGCTGGCGCTCGACGTGGTCACCGCCAGTGGCGAGCTGATCCACACCGGCACCCGTGCCAAAAAAAGCAGCGCCGGTTACGACCTGACACGCCTGATGGTGGGCAGCGAGGGCACGCTGGGCATCCTGACCGAGATCACGCTCAAGCTCTACCCGCTGCCCGAGGCGGTGATGGCCGCCACCTGCAGTTTTGCCAGCCTGGCCGAGGCCGTCAATGCCACCATCCAGATCATCCAGATGGGGGTGCCGATTGCGCGTTGTGAGCTGCTGGATGCCGTCACCGTGCGCATGGTCAACACCCATTCCAAACTGAGTCTGCCCGAGAGTGCCTTGCTGCTGATGGAGTTCCACGGCTCACCAGCCGGGGTGCAGGAGCAGGTGGAAACCGTGCAGGCCATCGCCGCCGAATTTGGCGGCGACACCTTTGAATGGGCGCACACCCCGGAGGAGCGCACCCGGCTCTGGACGGCACGGCACAACGCCTACTTTGCCGGGGTGCAATCGCGCCCGGGCTGCAAAGTCATCTCGACCGACGCCTGTGTGCCGATCTCGCGGCTGGCCGACGCCTTGCTGGACTCGGTGCTGGAGACGCAGGCCAGCGGCATCCCGTACTTCATGGTGGGCCACGTCGGTGATGGCAACTTCCACATGGGCTACCTGATCGACCCCAACAGCCCCGAAGAGCGGGCTACGGCCGAACAGCTCAACCACCAGCTGGTGCGCCGGGCGCTGGCCCTGGGTGGCACCTGCACCGGTGAACACGGTGTGGGCCTGCACAAAAAAGGCTTTTTGCTCGAAGAAACCGGTGTTGGCGCGGTGGCCATGATGCGCGCCATCAAAACCGCGCTGGACCCGGACAACATCCTGAACCCGGGGAAAATTTTTGAACTATAG
- a CDS encoding cob(I)yrinic acid a,c-diamide adenosyltransferase gives MGQRLTQIATRTGDNGSTGLGDNTRVSKNSLRIHAMGDVDELNSHIGLLLCEPMPDAVRELLVSIQHQLFNLGGELSIPGYELLKLDAVLALEEALAHFNAQLPTLQEFILPAGSRAAAQAHVCRTVARRAERVVVALANQDALKPTPQQYLNRLSDLMFVLARVLNRYRPEGGVGDDVYWRSERLKQSTAD, from the coding sequence ATGGGCCAGAGACTCACTCAAATCGCCACCCGCACAGGTGACAACGGCAGCACCGGCCTGGGCGACAACACCCGCGTGTCCAAAAACAGTTTGCGCATCCACGCCATGGGTGACGTGGACGAGCTCAACTCCCACATCGGCCTGCTGCTGTGTGAGCCGATGCCAGACGCGGTGCGTGAGCTGCTGGTCAGCATCCAGCACCAGCTCTTTAACCTGGGCGGTGAGTTGTCGATCCCCGGTTATGAGTTGCTCAAGCTCGATGCGGTGCTGGCGCTCGAAGAAGCCCTGGCCCATTTCAACGCGCAGCTGCCCACACTGCAGGAGTTCATCCTGCCCGCCGGCAGCCGTGCCGCTGCGCAGGCGCATGTGTGCCGCACCGTGGCGCGCCGGGCCGAACGTGTGGTGGTGGCGCTGGCCAACCAGGACGCCCTCAAACCCACACCACAGCAGTACCTCAACCGCCTGTCCGACCTGATGTTTGTGCTGGCGCGGGTGCTCAACCGCTACCGACCGGAAGGCGGCGTGGGTGACGACGTTTATTGGCGCAGTGAACGCCTGAAACAGTCCACAGCGGACTGA
- a CDS encoding efflux RND transporter periplasmic adaptor subunit has product MNFLRPSLLTSSTLSALAVLALVGCSDKAAVPASATAAPAASAPAGTPAPAASAAAPPVSVSVVHAAQRDMAVKLNATGTVVPLTSVDVRSQVTSTIRQVHFKEGQFVKAGQLLFTLDARTDEANAAKARAQLAKDQASLAEARRQWERAKQLLAQNFVSQGAVDTAQAQVDTWIATVAADQAAIAASNVALSYARITAPNSGRAGAVNVFAGSAVLANQTALVTITQLDPIGVAFSISQRDLSNALTALQGGGAKVTATLADGGGSFEGRLQFLDNLVDANSGTVKAKAVFANPASKLWPGAFVEVQQTVTTLKDAVVLPQASIIQGPRGTIVYVIENGVAQPRPVKLLHAEGGEAAVSGVQPGEAVAMDGRQNLRPQARVVVRAPAAAASGAGKGQGKGGGNSAPAKTASQP; this is encoded by the coding sequence ATGAACTTTTTGCGCCCGTCTCTCCTCACCTCCAGCACCCTGTCCGCGCTGGCTGTTCTGGCCCTTGTGGGCTGTTCTGACAAAGCCGCTGTTCCCGCTTCCGCCACCGCCGCACCGGCGGCCAGCGCCCCGGCGGGCACACCCGCCCCTGCTGCCAGTGCCGCAGCGCCACCAGTGTCTGTGAGTGTGGTACACGCCGCGCAGCGCGACATGGCGGTCAAGCTCAACGCCACCGGCACGGTGGTGCCACTGACCAGTGTGGATGTCCGCTCCCAGGTCACCAGCACTATCCGGCAAGTGCATTTCAAGGAAGGCCAATTCGTCAAGGCAGGGCAATTGTTGTTCACGCTGGATGCCCGCACCGATGAGGCCAACGCCGCCAAGGCACGTGCCCAGCTGGCCAAAGATCAGGCGAGCCTGGCGGAAGCCCGGCGCCAGTGGGAACGTGCCAAGCAGCTGCTGGCACAGAACTTTGTCTCGCAGGGTGCGGTAGATACCGCCCAGGCCCAGGTGGACACCTGGATCGCCACCGTGGCCGCTGACCAGGCGGCCATTGCGGCCAGCAACGTGGCCTTGTCTTATGCCCGCATCACCGCACCCAACAGCGGGCGCGCCGGTGCGGTCAATGTGTTTGCGGGCAGTGCGGTGCTGGCCAACCAGACCGCGTTGGTCACCATCACCCAGCTCGACCCGATCGGTGTGGCTTTCAGCATCTCGCAACGCGACTTGTCCAACGCCTTGACGGCGCTTCAGGGCGGTGGTGCCAAGGTGACGGCCACGCTGGCCGACGGCGGTGGCAGCTTTGAGGGGCGGCTGCAGTTTCTGGACAACCTGGTGGACGCCAACTCCGGCACGGTCAAGGCCAAGGCGGTGTTTGCCAACCCGGCCAGCAAACTCTGGCCGGGCGCTTTTGTCGAGGTGCAGCAAACCGTCACCACTCTGAAAGACGCGGTGGTGTTGCCACAGGCCAGCATCATCCAGGGCCCGCGCGGGACCATCGTGTATGTGATCGAAAACGGTGTGGCGCAGCCGCGCCCGGTCAAGCTCTTGCATGCCGAGGGCGGTGAGGCGGCGGTCAGTGGTGTGCAGCCCGGTGAAGCCGTGGCCATGGATGGCCGCCAGAACCTGCGGCCCCAGGCCCGGGTGGTGGTGCGTGCGCCCGCCGCTGCGGCCTCGGGGGCGGGCAAAGGCCAGGGCAAGGGCGGCGGCAACAGCGCCCCGGCCAAGACGGCGAGCCAGCCATGA